The following are from one region of the Hymenobacter sp. YIM 151858-1 genome:
- a CDS encoding glycosyltransferase family 4 protein, translating to MKILLAIEDLRIGGAQVFALRLAQALHQAGHQVRLFSHYAHHTDQNLVKRIAPDVPVEAFGSCGIGGDWLLRKTEGLLRRFGRQPSLRAPFVARRMRRIIATMQPDVVNTHTIYADYVASLALKKRKRPPLVITMHGCYELFLHKHDGQETIRQGKVALHNAQAVVYLTDKNLQIFQLPGVSAPDDRLRKIYNGFAGKFSEEKQQCTREALHIPADAFVFGMVARGIAQKGWGAAVNSFERLSADFPQAHLVLVGHSDYLAQLKARHRHPRIHFIGFSRNPIDWVDLFDVGLLPSYFHAESLPNSIAEYLFCGKPVIASLIGEVPTMLDTPMGTAGIIIDQYNFERVDEQQLEQAMRAYLSTPTLLDMHRQRALQAFEKFRMTYCLDSYEAIFRAAIVVSRCSEPKKGG from the coding sequence GTGAAAATTTTGCTTGCTATTGAAGATTTGCGGATTGGCGGCGCGCAGGTATTTGCATTGCGCTTAGCTCAGGCACTGCACCAAGCGGGGCATCAAGTGCGTTTGTTCAGCCACTATGCACATCACACCGATCAAAATCTAGTAAAGCGCATTGCGCCGGATGTTCCGGTAGAAGCTTTTGGCTCTTGCGGAATAGGGGGGGACTGGCTACTGCGCAAAACAGAGGGATTACTGCGGCGTTTTGGACGCCAGCCCTCTTTGCGTGCGCCTTTTGTTGCCCGTCGCATGCGCCGCATCATAGCCACTATGCAGCCAGATGTGGTCAACACGCATACTATATATGCGGATTATGTTGCCTCATTAGCATTGAAAAAGCGAAAACGCCCGCCACTAGTTATCACCATGCATGGTTGTTACGAGCTTTTCTTGCACAAACACGACGGTCAAGAAACTATTCGCCAAGGCAAAGTAGCATTGCATAACGCACAGGCAGTAGTGTACCTGACGGACAAAAATCTGCAGATATTCCAGCTGCCGGGCGTGTCAGCACCAGATGACCGCCTGCGTAAAATATACAATGGCTTTGCTGGAAAGTTTTCAGAAGAGAAACAACAGTGCACGCGCGAAGCTCTGCATATTCCTGCGGATGCCTTTGTGTTTGGGATGGTAGCCCGTGGAATTGCCCAAAAAGGATGGGGAGCAGCTGTAAACTCTTTTGAACGCCTTTCTGCCGATTTTCCGCAGGCCCACTTAGTTTTGGTCGGCCACAGTGATTATCTAGCCCAATTAAAAGCTCGGCACCGGCATCCGCGCATTCACTTTATTGGCTTCTCCCGCAACCCCATCGATTGGGTCGATTTATTTGATGTGGGGCTGCTGCCCAGTTACTTCCATGCCGAAAGTTTACCAAATTCCATTGCTGAATATTTATTCTGTGGTAAGCCCGTAATTGCTTCTTTGATTGGTGAAGTGCCTACAATGCTCGACACACCTATGGGTACTGCTGGCATCATCATCGACCAGTATAACTTCGAGCGAGTTGATGAACAGCAACTGGAACAGGCTATGCGCGCTTATTTGAGCACGCCTACACTCTTGGATATGCACAGGCAGCGCGCATTACAAGCATTTGAAAAGTTCCGCATGACCTACTGTTTGGATTCTTACGAAGCAATTTTTCGTGCAGCGATTGTTGTAAGCCGCTGCTCAGAGCCTAAAAAAGGCGGATGA
- a CDS encoding IS1 family transposase: MLDAVVGARDEATGARLFASLARHAFQLVCTDYYRPYRALVPIHLHYRSKAETTSVESCNSLLRHYLARFRRRTKCYSKCKRMLLQAVLLLRAKKNGTLAMLL; encoded by the coding sequence GTGCTCGATGCCGTCGTTGGCGCCCGCGACGAGGCGACCGGCGCCCGGCTGTTCGCCTCGTTGGCCCGCCACGCGTTCCAACTCGTGTGCACGGACTACTACCGGCCGTACCGGGCCTTGGTGCCGATCCACTTGCACTACCGCAGCAAGGCCGAAACCACTTCGGTGGAGAGCTGCAACAGCTTGCTGCGCCACTACCTGGCCCGCTTCCGCCGCCGCACCAAGTGCTACAGCAAGTGCAAACGCATGCTGCTGCAAGCTGTCCTGCTGCTACGCGCCAAGAAAAACGGCACCTTAGCTATGCTGCTGTAG
- a CDS encoding IS1 family transposase, with the protein MQCTRCGSDSNCKNGLMRGKQRYRCLACGYNYTGGVGVAYPDEQRQLALKLYLEGLGLRAIGRVLGVSNVTILRWVRAYGQRAQQQATDAPGQAVRIGEVDELHSYVGQKKTPVGSGSR; encoded by the coding sequence ATGCAATGTACTCGGTGTGGCAGTGACTCGAACTGCAAAAACGGGCTGATGCGGGGCAAGCAGCGCTACCGCTGCCTGGCCTGCGGCTACAATTACACGGGCGGTGTGGGCGTGGCCTATCCGGACGAGCAGCGGCAGTTGGCGCTCAAGCTGTACCTGGAAGGCCTGGGCCTGCGCGCCATCGGGCGGGTGCTGGGCGTGTCGAACGTGACCATCCTGCGCTGGGTGCGGGCGTACGGCCAGCGTGCCCAACAGCAAGCGACCGACGCGCCGGGGCAGGCCGTGCGCATCGGGGAAGTGGACGAGTTGCACAGCTACGTGGGGCAGAAAAAAACGCCTGTTGGGTCTGGCTCGCGGTAG
- a CDS encoding glycosyltransferase family 4 protein, with product MNVLVAVEELRAGGAQTFALRFAQALQQAGHSVWLYTLYWQYAQDSLLRKLAPDVKLIHYQPGLTCADLMLQRAEGWLERHGYDLSIRSGILKKHLKQTIEQYNIDVVSSNTFRCDELISQVLRDMPSVPLVITMHGDYEQFMEFYKKGQEHVIPNYPERVSNTLRAVQGVAYLADSNLEVLRPEVTPQEVTAHLVVRRIYNGLDAHLSGRAASRTRAALGIEAEALVFGMVARGVAGKGWEPLVQAYRLLRSEITKPLALVLVGDGPALTQLQAECATETDIHFTGFDDNPVDFVTVFDVGVLASSLRECLPNSIAEYLFCGKACISTDVGEVRNMLQTSTGEQAGLLIPFPESGLASADELYQAMRRYALEPALLQKHQQLASDAFQKFDMRRCVVAYEQLYNDCLTNRQ from the coding sequence ATGAACGTATTGGTTGCCGTAGAAGAGCTAAGAGCAGGAGGGGCCCAGACTTTCGCATTGCGTTTTGCACAAGCTTTACAACAAGCCGGGCATTCGGTATGGTTGTACACTCTGTATTGGCAATACGCACAGGATTCCCTGCTTCGGAAGTTGGCGCCGGATGTCAAGCTCATTCATTATCAGCCGGGTTTAACGTGTGCTGATCTTATGCTGCAGCGGGCCGAAGGCTGGTTGGAGCGGCATGGCTATGACTTAAGTATTAGGTCTGGCATCCTGAAAAAGCATCTAAAACAGACGATTGAGCAGTACAACATTGATGTGGTAAGCAGCAATACTTTCCGGTGCGATGAGCTCATCAGCCAAGTATTGCGCGACATGCCTTCGGTACCGCTTGTAATCACCATGCACGGGGATTATGAGCAGTTCATGGAATTTTACAAGAAAGGTCAGGAGCACGTCATTCCTAATTACCCGGAACGTGTTAGCAATACTCTGCGGGCTGTACAGGGCGTAGCCTACCTCGCTGATTCTAATCTGGAGGTACTCCGACCTGAAGTGACACCGCAAGAAGTCACTGCTCATTTGGTGGTAAGGCGCATCTATAATGGTCTGGATGCTCACTTGTCGGGGCGTGCTGCAAGCCGCACGCGTGCAGCTTTGGGTATTGAGGCGGAAGCTTTGGTATTCGGTATGGTGGCGAGAGGAGTAGCTGGAAAAGGCTGGGAGCCGCTGGTGCAAGCCTACCGCCTGTTGCGGAGTGAAATCACTAAGCCCCTTGCACTGGTATTGGTAGGGGATGGGCCAGCACTAACTCAACTGCAGGCAGAATGCGCAACGGAAACGGATATCCATTTCACAGGCTTCGACGACAACCCTGTTGACTTTGTAACGGTGTTTGACGTAGGGGTTTTGGCTTCTTCGTTGCGCGAATGTCTGCCTAACTCCATTGCCGAATACTTGTTTTGCGGCAAAGCCTGCATTTCAACTGATGTGGGAGAGGTGAGGAACATGCTGCAGACGAGCACCGGCGAACAGGCTGGCCTGCTAATTCCATTTCCTGAAAGTGGTCTTGCTTCGGCTGATGAGTTGTACCAGGCCATGCGTCGCTATGCATTAGAGCCAGCGTTGTTGCAAAAGCATCAGCAACTAGCATCGGATGCATTCCAGAAATTTGACATGCGACGTTGCGTAGTGGCCTACGAACAACTGTACAACGATTGTCTAACAAATCGGCAGTAA
- a CDS encoding glycosyltransferase family 61 protein, with amino-acid sequence MPNANQLVRSFLWHSGLGRKIAAKYWQNKEEGRGFKYIHRQKIDVFSGIPVRFEDELYSKFIKADSERWRFQEEYVLEIDDVLLEPERLLGTRPNRELVEQTVVYKGDRQYPYILNHLMRPKQPTELPVAIWYDGSATRNYYHHFVDALSSLQQLDRSDLPKSTPLLITRKMFEQSFFQYLYKRSAFLQGLNWYVVGNEEWVHVGKLYKLQSAHFSPDTWRAMRKMYELPVTKPWRKVFLSRDKQKYGRYLANEAEAIAVMQKHGFEVVYAEHLTMEEQVQLFQETEYLVALHGAGLIQQFFMNYDHGHIIEIMPSNYLQPLYYWQAYAAGMRYYDVVVGGDMREGKEYWVDVPRLEASVTRMLQNTHSGRVYGLTQLN; translated from the coding sequence ATGCCAAACGCAAATCAACTTGTTCGCTCTTTTTTGTGGCACAGTGGCTTGGGCCGGAAGATTGCTGCAAAGTATTGGCAGAATAAGGAAGAGGGTAGAGGCTTCAAGTATATTCATCGTCAAAAAATTGACGTATTTAGTGGTATTCCCGTACGCTTTGAAGATGAGTTGTATAGCAAATTCATCAAAGCGGATAGCGAAAGATGGCGGTTCCAAGAAGAGTACGTTCTTGAAATCGATGATGTGCTTCTTGAGCCCGAGCGTTTATTAGGTACACGGCCCAACCGCGAGTTAGTTGAGCAAACAGTGGTTTATAAGGGTGATCGGCAATACCCTTATATCCTGAATCATTTAATGCGTCCTAAGCAGCCAACGGAGTTGCCGGTAGCTATTTGGTACGATGGCTCTGCTACTCGTAATTACTACCATCACTTCGTAGATGCATTAAGCAGCCTCCAACAGTTGGATCGGAGTGACTTGCCGAAAAGCACGCCCTTGCTCATCACCCGCAAAATGTTTGAGCAATCATTCTTTCAGTATCTATACAAGCGCAGCGCTTTTTTGCAGGGGCTGAACTGGTACGTGGTAGGAAACGAAGAATGGGTGCATGTAGGCAAACTGTACAAGCTGCAATCGGCGCACTTCAGTCCGGATACTTGGCGGGCCATGCGTAAGATGTACGAACTGCCAGTTACCAAACCGTGGCGTAAAGTCTTTTTGAGCCGGGATAAGCAGAAATACGGTCGCTACCTAGCCAATGAAGCCGAAGCAATTGCTGTTATGCAGAAGCACGGGTTTGAGGTGGTCTACGCCGAACACCTCACGATGGAGGAGCAGGTACAGCTGTTCCAAGAAACGGAGTACTTAGTTGCTTTGCACGGGGCCGGCTTGATCCAGCAATTCTTTATGAATTATGATCATGGACACATCATCGAGATAATGCCCAGCAATTACCTGCAGCCGCTTTATTATTGGCAAGCATATGCTGCAGGTATGCGGTATTACGATGTGGTTGTAGGAGGGGACATGCGTGAGGGCAAGGAGTACTGGGTTGATGTACCAAGGCTCGAAGCGTCCGTAACGCGCATGCTCCAGAACACGCATAGCGGACGCGTGTACGGCCTTACCCAACTCAACTAG
- a CDS encoding lipopolysaccharide biosynthesis protein produces MSSISRSRSAFWGTVSSQVFTIITMLVAIVSTPLMVRFLDKEAYGLSIIFFQIINYLSLFDFGLSTAVNRALALHRGDDDYNRGMVNRIVSTGVFTGAFFGLLVTIGGSIFAPFVPELFNLRSDLAAPTVPIVITLSLLVGGQLAQRGFAGIFYAHHRQPLVGTPYFIIGNVGTGLTILLLSRGVGLWAFAYVNAFQFLANLLVQVWLLRRYYPDLRVKLSLYDQVLMKSMMSYGIFMFLHGIATQIILFTDRLVIGKVLSLSLVTIFSITVRIPEVGMTLLSSITGNALPAVAEIVVHEGPESAKKHFKRMMILMVSLSMMAFWLMLSLDQWFIDLWVGNDFFAGNYILLLALVIMVQQTITRTGSFFLDAKGVVRGSSVVALVEAGLNLAISITLGKMFGMSGILWGTIIAALLTSFWYTPFLLKKHLGIPIYEFVFESLLKPVIGISVLGAAVYWLVNWLHRPALSGWIPFFFVAACAGLLMAAVVWIVYLRHSMGQYVPARLRRYLLLPPLSVPVVG; encoded by the coding sequence ATGAGCAGCATTTCACGTTCTCGTTCCGCATTCTGGGGTACCGTTTCCTCGCAAGTATTTACCATAATCACCATGTTGGTTGCTATCGTTAGCACTCCGCTAATGGTGCGCTTTCTGGATAAGGAGGCTTATGGTTTATCAATTATATTTTTTCAGATAATTAATTACCTGTCACTTTTTGATTTTGGTTTGTCCACGGCAGTTAACCGGGCTCTTGCTTTGCATAGAGGCGATGATGATTACAACCGGGGAATGGTTAACCGCATCGTGTCTACAGGCGTGTTTACGGGCGCATTTTTCGGTCTGCTAGTTACCATTGGTGGAAGTATTTTTGCTCCGTTTGTTCCTGAATTATTTAATCTGCGCTCCGATTTAGCAGCGCCAACGGTTCCAATTGTCATTACTTTAAGCTTGTTGGTGGGAGGGCAGCTTGCGCAACGTGGCTTTGCAGGAATATTTTATGCTCATCACCGGCAGCCGCTGGTTGGTACCCCATATTTTATCATCGGAAACGTTGGTACCGGCCTTACTATTCTTTTGTTGTCAAGGGGCGTGGGGCTGTGGGCTTTTGCTTATGTAAATGCTTTTCAATTCTTGGCCAATTTATTGGTACAAGTATGGCTGTTGCGTCGCTATTATCCTGATCTGCGAGTCAAGCTGAGCTTATACGACCAAGTATTGATGAAATCTATGATGTCATATGGAATATTTATGTTCCTGCATGGCATAGCAACCCAAATAATATTGTTTACTGATCGGTTGGTTATTGGTAAAGTATTGTCCTTGAGTTTAGTGACAATATTTTCTATTACAGTACGGATTCCAGAAGTTGGCATGACTCTGTTGTCAAGTATCACGGGCAATGCTCTGCCAGCTGTTGCTGAAATTGTAGTGCATGAAGGCCCAGAAAGTGCCAAAAAGCATTTCAAAAGAATGATGATCTTAATGGTTAGCCTAAGCATGATGGCTTTCTGGCTAATGTTAAGTTTGGATCAGTGGTTTATTGATTTGTGGGTAGGTAATGATTTTTTTGCCGGCAACTATATTCTGCTATTAGCACTCGTTATTATGGTTCAGCAAACCATAACGCGCACAGGTAGCTTTTTCTTAGATGCAAAGGGTGTAGTAAGAGGTTCGAGTGTGGTAGCCTTGGTCGAAGCCGGCTTAAATTTGGCTATATCCATCACACTAGGTAAGATGTTCGGAATGAGTGGCATCCTTTGGGGTACTATAATTGCCGCGTTGCTGACTTCGTTTTGGTATACTCCTTTTCTTTTAAAAAAACACTTAGGAATACCTATCTATGAGTTTGTTTTCGAGTCATTGCTGAAGCCTGTGATAGGAATTAGCGTACTGGGAGCTGCGGTATATTGGCTAGTAAATTGGCTGCATCGTCCAGCCTTGAGCGGCTGGATTCCGTTCTTTTTCGTCGCTGCCTGTGCTGGTTTGCTAATGGCGGCGGTTGTATGGATTGTGTATTTAAGACACTCGATGGGGCAATATGTTCCGGCCCGATTGCGCAGGTATTTGTTATTGCCACCCCTTTCAGTGCCCGTTGTGGGTTAG
- a CDS encoding glycosyltransferase, with amino-acid sequence MNAPLVSIGIGSYNNAAYIEQLLESVRAQTYPAIELIVVDDCSTDNSAEVITSWIAKTGFPTIFVQHERNQGVVRTFGDCRKYATGEYLSLVGSDDILAPTLIEETVAEFDRQGPTCGAVYTDCKVIDSAGAELSPSFIRYFNPSFADNPPQGNIIVPLLEGFYVPTVTVTTRRAALDEIGEPDESLFSEDLDIWLRLSRSFRFVYLPLNLGAYRVHNKSAVHSHKLSLNETYFRIYRKAYFRGDAEWVAAKKRLAEHAEHYYAGNGPEATRMLWYALLESKQPKLIVFLCMAVLGLKYPFFKRILKR; translated from the coding sequence ATGAATGCACCTTTGGTGAGTATTGGCATTGGCTCTTACAACAATGCTGCATACATAGAGCAACTGCTTGAAAGCGTCCGGGCTCAAACGTATCCTGCCATCGAGCTAATCGTGGTTGACGACTGCTCCACGGATAACTCGGCCGAGGTTATCACTTCTTGGATAGCAAAGACGGGCTTCCCTACCATTTTCGTTCAGCACGAGCGCAACCAAGGAGTAGTTCGCACCTTTGGTGATTGTCGCAAATATGCTACAGGCGAATATTTGTCGTTGGTGGGATCCGACGATATTCTGGCTCCTACGTTGATTGAAGAGACGGTAGCAGAATTTGATAGACAGGGGCCAACCTGTGGTGCTGTTTACACCGATTGCAAAGTAATTGACAGCGCAGGTGCTGAGCTAAGCCCTAGCTTCATTCGTTACTTCAACCCTTCTTTTGCGGATAACCCTCCGCAAGGAAACATCATCGTTCCGCTGTTGGAAGGGTTTTATGTGCCAACCGTAACTGTAACAACGCGGCGCGCTGCTTTGGATGAAATTGGGGAGCCTGACGAGTCCTTGTTCTCGGAAGACCTAGACATCTGGTTAAGGTTGTCGCGTAGTTTTCGTTTTGTCTACTTGCCGCTGAACCTAGGGGCCTACAGGGTACACAACAAATCAGCTGTTCACAGCCACAAGCTTTCCCTTAACGAAACGTATTTCCGGATCTATCGCAAGGCCTATTTTCGGGGAGATGCTGAGTGGGTAGCGGCCAAGAAGCGATTGGCCGAACATGCTGAGCACTATTATGCGGGCAACGGACCTGAGGCGACACGCATGCTGTGGTATGCACTTCTCGAATCGAAGCAGCCAAAGCTGATAGTGTTCCTTTGCATGGCCGTTTTGGGGTTGAAATACCCTTTTTTTAAAAGGATTTTGAAGCGCTAA
- a CDS encoding DegT/DnrJ/EryC1/StrS family aminotransferase: MQVPFLSFSPQHQPIREEVISAMSRVYDGQWYVLGQAVADFETAYAAFNNTKYCIGVANGLDALHLALRALNIGEGDEVIVPSNTYIASWLSVSFVGAVPVPVEPSPITYNLDPARIEAAITPRTRAIMPVHLYGQACEMSAIMDIARRHNLAVVEDNAQSQGAMADGKLVGSFGDANATSFYPGKNLGALGDAGGITTNSEELDHKLRTLRNYGSQKKYYNEIIGYNSRLDEMQAAVLSVKLKYLTDWTQQRQHAAELYNQHLAGIGDVVLPAIAEGSTHVYHLYVVRTNERDALQKHLADAGIGTLIHYPVPPHLQQAYAHLDMKPGQFPIAEELAKSSLSLPMWPGMGEKEVNIVANAVRNYFA, from the coding sequence ATGCAAGTTCCTTTTCTCTCCTTCTCACCGCAACATCAGCCAATTCGGGAAGAAGTAATTTCGGCTATGAGCCGCGTGTACGATGGTCAGTGGTATGTATTGGGGCAGGCCGTAGCAGATTTCGAAACTGCTTACGCTGCATTCAACAACACGAAGTATTGCATAGGAGTGGCCAATGGTCTGGACGCTCTGCATCTTGCCCTTAGAGCATTGAACATCGGGGAAGGGGATGAGGTAATCGTCCCTTCCAACACGTACATAGCTAGCTGGTTATCGGTTTCGTTCGTAGGCGCGGTTCCGGTCCCGGTCGAACCCAGCCCTATTACGTACAATTTGGATCCGGCAAGAATCGAGGCTGCAATTACCCCTCGCACCCGGGCAATTATGCCGGTTCACCTTTATGGTCAGGCGTGCGAGATGTCTGCCATAATGGACATTGCTCGCCGTCATAATCTTGCCGTAGTTGAAGACAATGCACAGTCGCAGGGCGCCATGGCCGATGGCAAATTGGTCGGCAGCTTTGGTGATGCCAATGCAACAAGCTTTTATCCTGGCAAAAACCTAGGCGCCCTAGGTGACGCCGGCGGTATTACTACCAACAGCGAAGAGTTAGATCATAAGTTGCGCACGCTTCGTAACTACGGTTCGCAGAAGAAGTATTACAACGAAATCATTGGCTATAACTCCCGCCTTGATGAAATGCAAGCGGCGGTATTGTCAGTGAAGTTGAAGTATCTCACCGACTGGACGCAACAGCGTCAGCATGCTGCTGAGTTGTATAACCAGCATTTGGCTGGGATTGGTGATGTTGTACTGCCTGCCATTGCTGAGGGTAGCACGCACGTATATCACCTGTACGTTGTGCGGACGAACGAACGCGATGCGCTGCAAAAGCATCTTGCCGACGCTGGTATTGGTACCCTGATCCACTATCCGGTGCCGCCACACCTGCAGCAGGCATATGCGCATCTGGACATGAAACCGGGCCAGTTTCCCATTGCTGAAGAGCTAGCCAAATCTTCCCTCAGCTTACCCATGTGGCCTGGCATGGGAGAGAAAGAGGTAAACATAGTGGCTAATGCCGTACGTAATTATTTCGCCTAG
- a CDS encoding glycosyltransferase family 4 protein produces MLSLPKLRIGFLTSTDPLDRRSWSGVHYSMFRALERTFGDVTALGPVPMVWPLRIGDNINRRVIKPLTGKRYHYSWGIILSHLYKRKFEQRLKHEQFDLLVAPAAFTEIAYLDVNTPIVYCEDSTLSQLIDFYPGLSELLDISKKELNYIEKRALNKAALVCYSSAWAARSAYEDYGIDTSKIAVIPFGSNYPNPPATGADVKVDIPTETCRLFFLGGEWKRKGGKIAYDTMVTLNAMGLKTTLTVVGCRPPAEEAHLYQHPGFATLPYLNMDSPGDLQRLDDLFRSAHFFLLPSRAECAAIAFADANAFGLPVVTTDVGGISSFVVEGESGVMLPLSATGSDFATAIFEIFNDKQRYARMRIGARSRYETTLNWDKWAQGLLTELAKRSIIKQPDQFCASTST; encoded by the coding sequence ATGCTTAGCTTACCTAAACTGCGGATTGGTTTTCTGACCAGCACTGACCCACTTGATCGACGCTCTTGGTCGGGTGTTCATTACTCCATGTTTCGTGCTTTAGAGCGAACGTTTGGAGATGTAACAGCCCTAGGTCCGGTACCGATGGTATGGCCACTACGCATCGGTGATAATATTAATCGTCGTGTAATAAAGCCGCTAACAGGTAAGCGTTACCATTATTCTTGGGGAATAATTCTTTCTCATCTGTACAAACGGAAGTTTGAACAACGGTTGAAGCATGAGCAGTTTGATTTACTTGTTGCTCCTGCTGCATTCACTGAAATAGCCTATCTGGATGTTAATACACCTATTGTATACTGTGAGGATTCTACTCTTTCGCAGTTAATTGATTTTTACCCAGGTCTATCAGAACTACTTGATATATCTAAAAAAGAGCTTAACTATATCGAAAAGCGCGCTTTAAACAAGGCAGCTTTGGTTTGTTACTCCTCAGCGTGGGCAGCTCGTTCTGCTTATGAGGATTACGGCATTGATACAAGCAAAATTGCGGTTATCCCTTTCGGCTCCAACTACCCCAATCCCCCTGCAACGGGTGCGGATGTAAAAGTGGATATACCTACTGAAACCTGTCGGCTTTTTTTCTTGGGCGGCGAGTGGAAACGAAAAGGCGGTAAAATAGCTTACGACACCATGGTTACACTCAATGCCATGGGATTGAAAACTACCCTAACGGTAGTGGGTTGCCGCCCCCCAGCCGAAGAAGCCCACTTGTATCAACACCCTGGTTTTGCCACGCTGCCGTATCTAAATATGGACAGCCCTGGGGACTTGCAACGGTTAGATGACTTATTCCGCTCGGCTCATTTCTTTTTGCTGCCCTCACGAGCTGAATGCGCTGCAATTGCCTTTGCCGATGCAAATGCATTTGGTTTGCCCGTGGTCACAACTGATGTTGGAGGCATCAGCAGTTTTGTGGTAGAAGGCGAAAGCGGCGTTATGCTGCCTTTGTCAGCAACCGGGAGCGATTTTGCCACGGCTATATTCGAGATATTCAACGACAAGCAACGCTATGCCCGCATGCGCATAGGCGCTAGGTCGCGCTATGAAACTACCTTGAACTGGGACAAGTGGGCACAAGGGCTGCTAACGGAGCTTGCTAAGCGCAGTATTATTAAACAACCCGATCAGTTTTGTGCATCGACTAGCACCTAG
- a CDS encoding NAD-dependent epimerase/dehydratase family protein, translating to MLLPTDLTRTTCVIGGAGFIGRAVVTELLTLGRQVVVVGRNARPADLSEEVYYVANPGGASTPLIRQVLECVSEVIDLAYATSPQTSFQDPVNDILVNLPEAVQIFGLAASMTHIRKFVWISSGGTVYGRTAVPSISEQHSTMPISPYGITKLAIEKYARMYFETKQLPIVCVRPANAYGEWQRPYVGQGFVATAIASILDGRELTLFGEHGTIRDYVHVSDVASGIVGALLKGAPGEVYNLGSGIGLTNREVIEWLTPLANDAGFELNLRVQPPRAFDVPANVLDWQKLHLDTGWQPQVSFAEGIARTWEWFVARHATAISY from the coding sequence ATGCTCCTCCCCACTGATCTGACTCGCACAACTTGTGTTATCGGAGGCGCCGGGTTTATTGGTCGGGCCGTTGTAACAGAACTGCTGACCCTAGGGCGACAAGTTGTAGTGGTTGGTCGAAATGCCAGACCGGCCGATCTATCCGAGGAAGTATACTATGTAGCAAATCCGGGAGGAGCCAGCACGCCTCTGATTAGGCAGGTGCTCGAGTGTGTATCAGAGGTTATAGACTTGGCTTACGCCACCAGTCCACAAACCAGTTTTCAGGATCCTGTAAACGACATTCTGGTAAACCTGCCGGAAGCAGTCCAAATCTTTGGATTAGCTGCAAGTATGACGCATATCCGGAAATTTGTATGGATTTCATCGGGCGGTACGGTTTACGGGCGAACAGCAGTTCCTTCGATTAGCGAACAGCATTCAACAATGCCAATCTCCCCCTATGGCATTACAAAGTTGGCCATCGAAAAGTATGCCCGCATGTATTTCGAAACCAAGCAGCTGCCGATTGTATGCGTAAGGCCTGCCAACGCTTATGGCGAATGGCAGCGGCCATATGTTGGGCAGGGTTTTGTAGCTACAGCAATAGCTTCTATCCTGGATGGACGCGAACTCACGCTTTTTGGCGAACATGGGACCATTCGCGACTATGTTCATGTATCGGATGTAGCGTCTGGTATTGTAGGAGCCTTGCTTAAAGGTGCCCCCGGCGAGGTATACAACCTAGGCAGCGGCATAGGTTTAACAAATCGCGAAGTGATTGAGTGGTTAACTCCGTTAGCCAACGATGCCGGATTTGAGTTGAATTTACGGGTGCAGCCTCCGCGTGCGTTTGATGTACCCGCTAATGTGCTCGACTGGCAAAAGCTTCACCTAGATACTGGCTGGCAACCTCAAGTATCTTTTGCTGAAGGGATTGCTCGAACTTGGGAATGGTTTGTAGCCCGCCATGCTACGGCCATTTCGTATTAG